A window of Mycolicibacterium fluoranthenivorans contains these coding sequences:
- a CDS encoding glycosyltransferase family 4 protein: protein MERYAAEITQRLDDLVDPVVESVYLVVPTGTFHDFAFRNIRVIETGRLIGGNLGGYLWEQIWFARFLLSHKADGYLPLNFVPVLKPDVVVTIHDGNALSHPEFYPTVRKRLYRVLASVLLRVARRRSSRILTVSHASRDELVDRCNFNASYVAVAPPGVDHITEDASRTAMNVPEPFYLALSSATYNKNFEWVLETAVANPNQTFLIAGKGDFDAILKSHGYHAPPANVRHLGYVSDEQRNWLYSRCAAFLFPSRYEGFGLPPLEAACLGAPVIVSDIPPMREIFGDGFRYINPDVPATDLQAVTNCPDVGALRAEFSWTASAVKILAHLRRTHADKRGAIVHGKLSN, encoded by the coding sequence ATGGAGCGATACGCCGCCGAGATCACCCAGCGCCTTGATGACCTTGTCGATCCGGTCGTCGAGTCAGTCTATCTGGTCGTTCCAACCGGTACGTTCCATGACTTTGCATTTCGAAATATCCGTGTGATCGAGACTGGTCGACTGATCGGGGGAAACCTCGGAGGCTATCTGTGGGAGCAGATCTGGTTTGCACGATTCCTGCTCTCGCACAAGGCAGATGGCTACCTACCACTGAACTTCGTACCCGTGCTCAAGCCAGATGTCGTCGTCACCATCCACGACGGAAACGCACTGAGCCATCCCGAGTTCTACCCGACGGTGCGGAAGCGTCTTTACCGGGTCTTGGCCTCGGTGCTCCTTCGCGTCGCACGTCGCAGGTCCTCCCGCATACTTACCGTGTCGCACGCTTCACGCGACGAGCTCGTGGACCGGTGCAATTTCAACGCCTCCTACGTCGCCGTGGCTCCCCCTGGGGTCGACCATATTACGGAAGACGCCTCGCGGACCGCGATGAACGTCCCCGAGCCCTTCTACCTCGCGTTGAGTAGCGCGACCTACAACAAGAACTTTGAATGGGTGCTCGAAACCGCGGTAGCCAACCCTAATCAGACATTCCTCATAGCCGGCAAAGGTGACTTCGATGCGATCCTCAAATCTCATGGATACCACGCTCCACCAGCCAACGTACGGCATCTTGGCTACGTATCAGACGAGCAACGCAACTGGCTGTACTCGCGATGTGCAGCGTTCCTCTTCCCTTCGAGGTACGAAGGTTTCGGTCTACCGCCGCTCGAAGCAGCTTGCCTGGGCGCACCAGTGATCGTGTCAGACATACCACCGATGCGAGAGATCTTCGGGGACGGCTTCCGTTACATCAATCCTGATGTGCCGGCGACCGACCTCCAAGCTGTCACGAATTGCCCTGACGTCGGTGCTCTACGTGCAGAATTCAGCTGGACAGCTTCAGCTGTCAAAATCTTGGCGCATCTCCGCAGAACACATGCGGACAAGCGCGGTGCAATCGTGCATGGAAAGCTGTCGAACTGA
- a CDS encoding glycosyltransferase family 4 protein, whose protein sequence is MAKVMLISFSTLPTMQKYLYFASEELADRGFEVTTVGSTKLQIPYVPGENNLVVPTSATPRPSIQSARLARKSLDTVIGRIHATKPDVIHFVNKHVWNYLLMQRLRLRRLNVKWVHTFHDPIGHEGDSIQRGVIAYHKAVQRSLDAVVVHSTVAHTQVLEVLRPPCPVIMAPLGVTRWKEYQAVDSSESKNVLVFGRLNRYKGCEMYPEIFDEVHRLDPSIRITVAGQPSNDLPSGLLERIAHCPNVRLEGRFIEEHAVDRFFRKAALVLTPYTSMTQSGVLLDAFSNSRTVLAFQIGGMKEFLPADAPTVSCFDTREYARSIVEFVNDPIAQARAGRNAWEFGRARFTPASMAAELARTYDRVLAGTGQTAVGNA, encoded by the coding sequence TTGGCGAAGGTAATGTTGATCTCCTTCTCAACACTGCCGACGATGCAGAAGTACCTCTACTTTGCAAGCGAGGAACTTGCGGACCGCGGCTTTGAAGTCACCACCGTCGGGTCGACGAAACTGCAAATCCCTTACGTTCCGGGCGAGAACAACCTAGTGGTCCCAACTTCCGCGACGCCTCGGCCCTCCATCCAATCTGCGCGGTTGGCCCGGAAGTCGTTGGACACCGTCATCGGTAGAATCCATGCGACAAAGCCTGACGTCATCCACTTTGTGAACAAGCACGTGTGGAATTACCTGTTGATGCAGCGGCTGCGACTTCGGCGCCTCAATGTCAAGTGGGTCCACACATTTCACGATCCGATTGGGCACGAAGGAGATTCGATTCAACGGGGCGTCATTGCCTATCACAAAGCGGTTCAACGCTCGTTAGATGCCGTGGTCGTACACTCCACAGTGGCTCACACCCAAGTGCTAGAGGTGCTTCGACCGCCGTGCCCAGTCATCATGGCCCCACTCGGAGTCACGCGATGGAAGGAGTACCAAGCCGTCGATTCATCAGAATCCAAGAACGTGCTCGTATTCGGCCGCCTCAATCGGTACAAAGGCTGCGAGATGTACCCCGAGATATTTGATGAGGTGCACCGACTAGACCCCAGCATACGAATCACGGTCGCAGGGCAGCCATCGAATGACCTTCCGAGCGGATTGCTGGAACGAATCGCCCACTGCCCGAACGTCCGTCTGGAGGGCCGCTTCATAGAGGAACACGCCGTCGACCGATTCTTCCGCAAAGCCGCGTTGGTCCTCACCCCCTACACGTCGATGACCCAGTCAGGCGTATTGCTCGATGCTTTCAGTAACTCCCGAACGGTCTTGGCATTCCAGATCGGCGGAATGAAGGAGTTCCTGCCTGCAGATGCGCCGACAGTGAGTTGCTTCGATACTCGCGAATATGCTCGGTCCATAGTCGAGTTCGTGAATGATCCGATTGCTCAGGCACGCGCGGGGCGCAACGCGTGGGAGTTCGGGCGTGCGCGATTTACACCAGCCTCGATGGCAGCCGAACTAGCGCGCACCTACGACAGGGTCTTAGCCGGCACCGGTCAAACCGCGGTCGGCAATGCGTAG